Genomic segment of Bacteroidales bacterium:
TAGTGTTAATACCATCAATTTATTATAGTAACTCAAACTTTAAAAAGATTCTTTGCGCTCTTTGCCTGCCCGTCGGCAGTCGGGCGTGTTAAATCTTTGCGACCTTTGCGTGAAGCCTTTTAAAAAATGTTTCATGTAAAGGGATGCCGATGATTATAAAGGAACTCCGGGTATGGGATGGAGTTCACTCAAACCGCACTTTTTTAAGCGAGAAAATCATACCCCCCAGTGACACCAAAAGCGTGATCAGATAAAACATCAGGCTTAGCGCTACCGCGGCATTCAGATCAAAAGTCATATAAGCGGAGAAGAATAAAAAGGTAAGCTCCCTTGCACCGGCTCCGCCAATTGTTATGGGGAGAATGGCCACAACGGAAGATACCAGGAAAATGGCCGTATAGATAATAAGATGGTCTTCGATCCCCCAGGAATGCAATATCATAATGATCATAACAATCTGGGAGACCTGTACCAGTAAGGAATAAACATTGATTGTATGGATGAATCCCTTAAAAACCGGGAAAAATCTTTTCATGATCAGGAAATAGATCAGGTAACCCAGGGGAATCATTCCGGCTAGGGTTATGCTGAGCCATTTCGGTTCTATCGTAACCGAGAAAAAGAGACAACTGAGAATAAGAAGAACAAACATACCGTTGGCCCGGTCAACCAAAATCGCGGTAAGTATGGTTTTTACAGGTTTTTTAAACTGCCGGTTCAGTAAATAGGTTTTATAGCCATCTCCGCCCACCCCGCCTGGCAGAAATATGTTGTAGTACATGCCAAGCCAGTAGAGCTGCAGGTTCTTTTTTTGTGACAGGTCTATACCGGTCATCGAAAACAATCGATTGAGCCTGTAAGCCGATATGATCTTCGAGAGGGCAAACAATGCAATGGCTAACAAAAGATAAACCGGATCTGATCTCTTATAAAGGTTGATGATTTGAGGGAGTTCAATTTGCCTGAGAACAAAATACAGTGCACCCAGTGAAATAATGAGCTTAACCAGAACCTTCAATATGTTTCTCATCCCTGAGTACCTTATCCCCTTCCTGTTTTTCTCCAATTGTAATGCTTTTTACCTTGTAATGTCTCTTTTTTTGGGATTCATAATACGTCCGTATAAGTAGCTCGGCAATAATCCCGATGGTAATGAGCTGAAAGCCTGCTACCAACATTATTACTCCCAGTATCATTAGCGGCTTTCCCCATATATCCTGACCCAGGATTTTAAGATACAAAAGGTAGAAATTGATGAATATACCTACAAACAATGCCATTAAACCTATATTACCGAAAAGATGCATGGGTTTGCTCATGTATTTCTTCATGAACAGCATAAAGAGCAGGTCGCTGACCACTTTAAAGGTCCTGTTGATGCCATATTTTGATTTGCCATGCTTTCTGCTGTGATGATGGACGTTCATCTGGCCAATCATGGCTCCATCCAGACTGGCAAGAACCGGTATATACCGGTGCAGTTCCCCGTAGAGATTGAGGTCCTTCGCTGTATCACTTTTAATTACTTTCAGGGTACATCCATAGTCTTTCATCTTCACACGGGTGGTAAGGCGAATGATGTAATTGGCTATTTTACTGGGTATCTTTCTCAAAAATATACCGTCCCTGCGGTTCTTCCGGATTCCGGCAACCATATCGAGTTCTTCACTTTTTAGTTTATTAAGCATGGGGGGGATATCTTTTGGATCATTTTGTAAATCCCCATCTATGGGGAATGTATATTGCCTTTGCATTGGGATTCCTGACCAAAGGTCCGGTGGCAGTTGCGCTGCCTGCACTGGTCCTTCTTGCTTTTTTGCTACTCACCCGACAGTTTACCTGGAAGAAGCTTGGGAAGCTCAGGCTGTTTCAGGGTATATTGTTGTTTTTGGTGATTGCTTCTCCCTGGTATATATTGGTTTCCATTAAAACAGATATGGCCTGGACCGAAGGTTTTTTCCTGAAGCATAACCTCACCAGGTATACTGATACCATGGAAGGTCACGGAGGAATTTATTTTCTTACGGTGATTTACCTTTTATTGGGAATGCTGCCGTTTTCCCCTTTATTGATCCAAAGCATGATCTATGCCTTTAAAAACAGAAGCAATCACATTTACTATTTTCTTTTGCTCTACATTGGTGTGTTTACTTTATTTTTTTCGCTTTCTGATACTCAGCTTCCCAATTACATCATGCCCGTTTTCCCCGCATCTGCTGTATTGATTGCCGCCTTTATTGCTCATGCCGGCAAAAGAGAATACCATCGATATAAAGTAGGAATGGCACTTTGGATGGGCTTGGTGATCAGTCTTCTCCTTCCCATTGGCCTGTATTTTGGAGTGCAATACGATGTCAATCTACAGGGAATGAGCTACCTGGCCTATTATTTGATTCCCCTGCCCCTGGGATTTATCTTTGCAATCACCCGGTTCTACCGTGCTCGCTTCAGAAACGCATTCATATGGCTTGGTTCGTCATTTCTACTGGTGAACATACTGTTGCATGCCTTTATGCTGCCTGTCGTTTCTCAGAAATCCATTGCCGAAGAATTCGTTTCGAGCCTGAATGAGCATTACGAATTGATTGGTTACAAAAGGATGAATCCTTCCTTTGTCTTTTATTACCGAAAAGAGATACCCATGTATCATAATTTACAGGACCTTGAGAAAAAGCTGAACACCATGGAAAAAGGATACATCATCTCCAGGAAGAATTATAGGAAAGCGCTTCTCTCTTCTTTCCCTGAATTAACAGTGTACAAAGAAAGGAAAGACCTGTTTGAAGGTCATACAACCCTGATCCTTAAGAAGGATTGAATGGGTGTTGTTGAGCATTCCCAATTTTTTCCAAAAAAGAATGAACTAAAAGAGCGTGGTTGGAAACAATCGGGAATGCACTCCCCCCGTGGACTCATGGTTTGGTCTGTAAATTTTATATTAAGCTTAATGAACCAGATTTTCAGCTCTTTCCTGATGACTTTTATTACCGGTAACTTTAAATTATATTTTATTTAATAAAAACATATCGATTTCTCAATACGGGTTTTAGATATACTTAACAGTAGAGTACCATCTTTGGATCAAATCAAAACAGATCCGAAGTATGAAAACAAGGTTAGTCACTACATTAAGGATTTTTCTTAAAACCCTGGTTTTATTGATACTTATTCCGCTCTTCCTAATATCCCTGCAATATTTCAATACGGTTATATACAACTTTGAAAGGAATGAGCCTTTTAACGGAAGTTCCTTCTATAATCCCTATGAAGATTTCAATGGGAGATGGATGAGGGCTAATTTTCACTGTCACTCGCTGGCCTGGGGAGGGGTCACACATGGACATCAATCCCCCGAAGAGGTATATCAACATTATTATGATAATGGTTACGACGTGGTGGGGTTGAGCAATTACCAGCAGATAACACCGCCTCCTCAGGGTGGTTTATATATTCCCACCTATGAACACGGCGTGAATCTCAAACTAAACCATCACATCGTATTAAACAGCAGCAAGCCGAGCTTCGCAGATTTTTTTCTGTGGCAGAATGCCCATCAGAAACAAAGGATTATTGAAAAGTTAAAGGAAAATGGCGGTATGATAGCCATCGCTCATCCGAAATTACGAAATGCTTTTCAAGAGGATGATATGGGGAAGCTCAGGGGATACGATTTCATTGAAGTCCTGAACAATTATAAAAAGTCATTCTCTATTTGGGATGCAGCATTAAGTTCAGGCAATCTTTGCTGGATATTGGCCAACGACGATTCACACGATATCTATAAGGAAAACGATACATTTGTGAACTGGAATATGATAGGAGCCGGTCATAAAAGCCGGGAAAGCATCATGTCAGCGCTCAGAAAGGGATGTCACTACGGGGTAAATAACAGAAAAGAACATAAAAACTCCAACTTCCTTCATTCAGCCCGGGTTATAGGTAACAGGTTGAAAGTTCGTTTCAGGCATCCTGCCGATAAGATCACATTCATTGGCGATCATGGCGATCATAAGAAAACGGTTGATAATA
This window contains:
- a CDS encoding flippase-like domain-containing protein, which gives rise to MRNILKVLVKLIISLGALYFVLRQIELPQIINLYKRSDPVYLLLAIALFALSKIISAYRLNRLFSMTGIDLSQKKNLQLYWLGMYYNIFLPGGVGGDGYKTYLLNRQFKKPVKTILTAILVDRANGMFVLLILSCLFFSVTIEPKWLSITLAGMIPLGYLIYFLIMKRFFPVFKGFIHTINVYSLLVQVSQIVMIIMILHSWGIEDHLIIYTAIFLVSSVVAILPITIGGAGARELTFLFFSAYMTFDLNAAVALSLMFYLITLLVSLGGMIFSLKKVRFE